The following proteins are co-located in the Paenibacillus sp. JNUCC32 genome:
- the addB gene encoding helicase-exonuclease AddAB subunit AddB yields the protein MGVQFVIGRSGSGKSTSIRQEMIERLEHNPKGDPMILIVPEQGSYEAEHALVNAGGIRGMMRAQVLSFRRLAYRVMQETGGAAKVAISEEGKRMLLYKILRRRKEELHMFGASGEQHGFVGKLSELYTEMKRYCIDASCVEEQLGQMVSGSGNSPMLRRKLEDIVTVFRDFELEISRFYMDEEDTLASLADGVAESEYIKRADIWIDGFHGFTPQEYRVLREIIANAKRVTIALTLDKPYRNGTVPHELDLFHPTAVTYIKLKGIIDEIGLEAEHRILHPDVLPRFQESPMLAHLERGYDRKRRWAEPDDGPDTASSPNRGRKGLLLHAASHRRAEIEGALREMLRLAQEEGARYREMAVFVRNMGDYEHLMGPLFREYGVPYFLDQKRSELHHPLVEFIRSALDVIGRRWRYEDVFRCVKTDLLLPLDGSLTREDMDRLENHALASGIQGTRWTDGRPWKGVPSLSLEEGESEIRNQDGMAAIEYARKVITEPLHAFEKRMKKAASAMDQSTAVYRLLEECAVPEKLELLSRAALDAGRPEEAREHRQVWGAVLGLLDQIVEMMGAEKLSTELFTGVLGTGLTEMKMALVPPSLDQVLIGSMDRTRTGGVKYAFLLGINDGVLPAQFQDDGILTEPERVHLEDRGLELAPSISRRLLDERFLIYNALTSASKQLWVSYPAADDEGKPLLPSEVVRHLKLMFQLEEEPLFPRPHAGQSALEQEGYAVRPDKTLAYLAGRLRDWRNGEEIPDLWWHVYNWYAEQPGLRPRLTTMLSSLSYRNEARPLKLETSRQLYGTKLRTSVSRMERFVACPFSHFASHGLKLRERQLYRLQAPDIGQLFHAALSSMAVKFQSQHRSWGDLTAEECLREAEATVDRLAPMLQGEILLSSKRYGYISRKLKNIVGRASVILGEQARRGKFEPIGFELDFGPGKPLPPLAFELPNGTKMEIVGRIDRVDMARGEHGIMLRVIDYKSSQKDLRLHEVYYGLSLQMLTYLDVLLTFAEEWLGEQALPAGTLYFHVHDPVLQSANGMTPEQAAEELLKRYKMKGLLLADREAVSLMDSFLEKGHSAILPVAVKTDGSFYSSAAVATPDQWETLLSAVRENMLNIGSRITGGDVAIKPYRIQQETACTFCSFRPVCQFDDAIEGSEYQLLGKPGKDQVWDMLGHPKGGESR from the coding sequence ATGGGCGTTCAATTTGTTATCGGCAGGTCGGGCAGCGGCAAGAGCACGTCGATCCGCCAAGAGATGATCGAACGGTTGGAGCATAATCCCAAGGGGGATCCGATGATCCTGATCGTTCCGGAGCAAGGGTCCTATGAAGCGGAGCACGCGCTCGTCAATGCGGGAGGCATTCGCGGCATGATGCGCGCGCAGGTGCTAAGCTTCCGCCGTCTGGCTTACCGCGTCATGCAGGAAACCGGCGGAGCCGCTAAAGTGGCGATCAGCGAGGAAGGCAAGCGGATGCTGCTGTATAAAATTCTGCGGAGGCGCAAGGAAGAGCTCCACATGTTCGGCGCCTCGGGAGAGCAGCATGGCTTTGTCGGCAAGCTGAGCGAGCTGTACACGGAAATGAAGCGCTATTGCATTGACGCCTCATGCGTGGAGGAGCAGCTGGGACAGATGGTATCGGGCTCCGGGAATTCACCGATGCTGCGGCGGAAGCTGGAGGACATCGTAACGGTCTTTCGCGATTTCGAGCTTGAAATTTCACGGTTTTACATGGATGAGGAAGACACGCTGGCCTCATTGGCCGATGGTGTGGCCGAATCGGAATATATCAAGCGTGCCGACATCTGGATCGACGGCTTCCACGGCTTTACGCCGCAGGAGTACCGGGTGCTGCGGGAGATCATCGCAAACGCCAAGCGAGTGACGATCGCGCTGACGCTGGACAAGCCTTACAGGAACGGGACGGTTCCGCATGAGCTGGATCTCTTTCATCCTACTGCGGTGACGTACATAAAGCTCAAAGGGATTATCGATGAGATCGGGCTGGAGGCGGAGCACCGCATTCTTCATCCCGATGTTCTGCCGCGGTTTCAGGAATCTCCCATGCTTGCCCATCTTGAGCGCGGTTATGATCGGAAGAGACGCTGGGCGGAACCGGATGATGGCCCGGACACAGCGAGCAGTCCAAACCGCGGGAGGAAAGGTCTGCTTTTACACGCTGCCAGCCATCGCCGGGCCGAAATCGAAGGAGCTCTGCGCGAAATGCTGCGGCTGGCACAGGAGGAAGGGGCAAGATACCGCGAAATGGCTGTTTTTGTCCGGAATATGGGGGACTATGAGCATCTGATGGGTCCTTTGTTCAGGGAATACGGCGTTCCTTATTTTCTCGATCAGAAGCGGAGCGAGCTTCACCATCCGCTGGTCGAGTTCATTCGCTCTGCGCTTGATGTCATCGGTCGCCGGTGGCGTTATGAGGACGTATTCCGCTGCGTGAAGACGGATCTGCTGCTGCCGCTGGACGGTTCGCTTACCCGTGAGGACATGGACCGTCTGGAGAACCATGCGCTGGCCTCCGGAATCCAGGGCACGCGCTGGACGGACGGCCGTCCCTGGAAGGGAGTTCCAAGCCTTTCTTTAGAAGAGGGGGAAAGCGAGATCCGCAATCAGGACGGCATGGCGGCGATCGAGTACGCCAGGAAGGTGATAACGGAACCGCTGCATGCGTTCGAGAAGCGGATGAAAAAGGCTGCGAGCGCGATGGATCAGAGCACCGCGGTCTATCGGCTGCTGGAGGAGTGCGCTGTGCCCGAGAAGCTGGAGCTGTTAAGCCGGGCCGCACTGGATGCCGGGCGTCCTGAGGAAGCCCGGGAACACCGCCAGGTATGGGGTGCCGTGCTCGGCTTGCTCGACCAAATCGTCGAGATGATGGGCGCGGAGAAGCTAAGCACCGAATTGTTTACCGGCGTGCTGGGTACGGGACTTACGGAAATGAAAATGGCTCTTGTGCCTCCGTCTCTGGACCAGGTGCTCATCGGCAGCATGGACCGGACGCGGACGGGCGGGGTGAAATATGCTTTCCTTCTCGGCATTAACGACGGCGTGCTCCCGGCCCAGTTCCAGGATGACGGCATCCTGACGGAGCCGGAACGGGTTCATCTTGAAGACCGCGGGCTGGAGCTTGCCCCGAGCATATCCCGAAGACTGCTGGATGAACGGTTTCTGATCTATAATGCGCTGACTTCGGCCAGCAAACAGCTGTGGGTCAGCTACCCTGCAGCGGATGATGAAGGCAAGCCGTTACTGCCATCCGAGGTGGTGCGGCATCTGAAGCTGATGTTCCAGCTGGAAGAGGAGCCTTTGTTTCCAAGGCCGCATGCCGGGCAATCGGCCCTTGAGCAGGAGGGTTATGCGGTCCGTCCAGACAAGACGCTTGCTTATTTAGCGGGCCGGCTTCGCGACTGGAGGAATGGGGAGGAGATCCCGGATTTGTGGTGGCATGTTTACAACTGGTATGCGGAGCAGCCGGGTTTGCGGCCCCGCCTTACGACCATGCTCTCCTCCTTGTCTTACCGGAATGAAGCCCGGCCTCTCAAGCTGGAAACCAGCAGACAGTTGTACGGAACGAAGCTGCGGACAAGCGTATCCCGGATGGAGCGCTTTGTTGCCTGCCCGTTCTCCCATTTTGCCTCCCATGGGTTGAAGCTGAGAGAGCGGCAGCTGTACAGGCTTCAGGCTCCCGACATCGGACAGCTGTTCCATGCTGCCTTGAGCAGCATGGCCGTCAAATTCCAATCGCAGCATCGAAGCTGGGGAGACCTGACCGCCGAGGAATGCCTGCGCGAAGCGGAAGCGACCGTGGATCGGCTCGCACCCATGCTGCAGGGTGAAATCCTGCTCAGCTCCAAGCGGTACGGCTATATTTCGCGAAAGCTTAAAAACATCGTGGGCAGAGCATCGGTCATATTGGGAGAGCAGGCGAGGCGCGGCAAATTCGAGCCGATCGGCTTTGAACTTGATTTCGGTCCCGGAAAGCCGCTGCCACCCCTGGCGTTTGAATTGCCGAACGGGACCAAGATGGAGATTGTCGGGCGCATAGACCGGGTCGACATGGCTCGAGGCGAGCATGGCATCATGCTTCGAGTCATCGATTATAAATCGAGCCAGAAGGATCTGCGGCTGCATGAGGTCTATTACGGCCTATCCCTGCAGATGCTGACCTATCTGGACGTGCTGCTGACGTTTGCGGAGGAATGGCTGGGCGAGCAGGCCCTGCCTGCGGGAACCTTGTACTTCCACGTGCATGATCCGGTATTGCAGTCCGCCAACGGCATGACGCCGGAGCAGGCGGCGGAGGAGCTGCTCAAGCGCTACAAAATGAAAGGCCTGCTCCTGGCAGACCGCGAAGCGGTGTCCCTCATGGATTCGTTCCTTGAAAAAGGGCACTCTGCCATCCTGCCCGTCGCCGTCAAAACGGACGGCAGCTTCTACAGCAGCGCGGCCGTGGCAACGCCTGACCAGTGGGAGACCTTGTTGTCCGCCGTGCGGGAGAACATGCTGAACATCGGCTCCCGCATCACAGGCGGCGATGTCGCGATTAAACCGTACCGTATACAGCAGGAGACCGCCTGCACGTTCTGTTCTTTCCGGCCCGTATGTCAGTTCGACGACGCGATTGAGGGCAGCGAATACCAGCTGCTGGGCAAACCGGGCAAAGATCAGGTGTGGGATATGCTTGGACATCCGAAGGGAGGAGAGAGCCGGTGA
- a CDS encoding class I SAM-dependent rRNA methyltransferase — protein MPSVILERSRKKRLEQGHPWVYKSEIASVEGEPEPGDIVSVFNHQGRFLASGYYNPQSQITVRTVSYEPVEAMDKAFFAARFQECLKHRERFIGDENAYRLVYGEADFLPGLIVDRFADVLVVQLLTLGMDRCRADIVDALVEVVQPKGIYERSDVSIRELEGLEQRKGTLYGECPRHVVVTENGLKIKVDIEEGQKTGYFFDQRENRASIKPLMTGWGSRSGITLQAVEREGETKPLPVNKSGKEVTFPYWDGATVLECFSHTGSFTLHACKYGAKKVTCLDISEHAIESAKENVELNGFQDRVEFVVDDAFQYLRSQVKGLEERELRAQGDQKVDTSKPLTAGGGRSWDVVILDPPAFAKTRSAVKGACRGYKDINLHGMKLVNEGGYLVTASCSYHMRPDLFLETIQDAAKDAGKILRLVEWRAAGKDHPQILGVDEGHYLKFAVFEVRSKSKL, from the coding sequence GTGCCATCGGTTATTTTGGAGCGCAGTCGAAAAAAGAGACTGGAGCAGGGGCACCCTTGGGTGTATAAAAGCGAGATTGCTTCTGTCGAGGGCGAGCCCGAGCCGGGCGATATCGTATCGGTGTTCAATCACCAAGGCCGTTTTCTTGCCTCCGGGTATTACAATCCGCAATCACAAATCACCGTGCGCACCGTTTCGTATGAACCGGTCGAGGCGATGGACAAGGCTTTTTTCGCAGCCAGATTCCAGGAATGCCTGAAACACCGGGAGCGGTTTATCGGAGACGAGAATGCTTACCGGCTGGTATACGGCGAGGCTGATTTCCTGCCGGGGCTGATCGTGGACCGTTTTGCCGACGTGCTGGTCGTGCAGCTACTGACGCTGGGCATGGACCGATGCCGTGCGGACATCGTGGACGCGCTTGTCGAAGTGGTACAGCCGAAAGGAATTTACGAGCGCAGCGACGTTTCCATCCGGGAACTGGAAGGGCTGGAACAGCGCAAGGGAACTCTTTACGGGGAGTGTCCCCGCCACGTCGTCGTGACGGAGAACGGCTTGAAGATCAAAGTGGATATCGAAGAGGGCCAGAAGACCGGATATTTCTTTGATCAGCGGGAGAACCGGGCATCCATCAAACCGTTAATGACCGGTTGGGGAAGCCGGAGCGGGATTACGCTACAGGCCGTGGAGCGGGAAGGTGAGACGAAGCCCCTGCCGGTGAACAAAAGCGGAAAAGAAGTTACGTTCCCGTATTGGGACGGCGCAACGGTGTTGGAATGCTTTTCGCATACGGGCAGCTTCACGCTGCATGCATGCAAGTACGGCGCCAAGAAAGTCACCTGCCTCGACATATCGGAGCATGCCATCGAAAGTGCCAAAGAGAACGTGGAATTGAACGGATTCCAGGATCGCGTGGAATTTGTGGTGGATGACGCCTTCCAATATTTGCGCAGCCAGGTAAAGGGTTTGGAAGAGCGCGAGCTGCGCGCCCAAGGGGATCAGAAAGTGGATACCTCGAAACCGTTGACCGCGGGCGGGGGGCGATCCTGGGACGTGGTCATTCTGGACCCGCCGGCGTTTGCCAAAACCAGGTCGGCCGTCAAGGGGGCTTGCCGCGGGTACAAGGACATCAACCTCCACGGCATGAAGCTGGTCAACGAGGGCGGATATCTGGTTACGGCAAGCTGCTCGTACCATATGCGGCCGGATTTGTTCCTGGAGACGATCCAGGATGCGGCGAAGGATGCCGGCAAAATTCTGAGATTGGTGGAATGGCGTGCGGCCGGCAAGGACCATCCGCAAATTCTTGGGGTCGACGAGGGACATTATTTGAAATTCGCCGTCTTTGAAGTGCGCAGCAAATCAAAACTGTAG
- a CDS encoding Na/Pi cotransporter family protein yields the protein MLSTLWFPVCYGLVLFLFGMKVMEVALQRWAGPLLHKWLHKATSTPLKGMVASTAVTALLQSSTAVTVLAIGFANAGLLSLSGTLGVILGTNIGTTVTTELISLQIGQAAMPLLVLSLMLWVGAVLVSERVPASHDKLKNQLISSQFLCLAVAGFSLVLLAIQIMQSIGPTLQSLGLFQWFLDHASQSVLWGIAAGAILTALMHSSAAVIAMAMGLAASGALPPEIGVAIVLGSNVGTCVTALIAAIGSSRAGRFVAWSHLGLNIGGVLLFIPFTAGLTAVSGWLAADPAGQIAHAQTLFNIACSLIALPLCYLPLWNKRLPS from the coding sequence ATGCTATCCACGCTCTGGTTTCCCGTCTGTTATGGTCTTGTCCTGTTCCTGTTCGGCATGAAGGTCATGGAGGTCGCCCTCCAGCGCTGGGCCGGACCGCTCTTGCATAAGTGGCTCCACAAAGCGACATCCACGCCCCTGAAAGGCATGGTTGCCAGCACGGCGGTCACGGCCCTGCTGCAGAGCAGCACCGCCGTAACCGTGCTGGCGATAGGCTTTGCCAATGCCGGATTGTTAAGCCTGTCCGGTACCTTGGGCGTTATTCTCGGCACGAACATCGGCACGACGGTAACCACCGAACTCATCAGCCTGCAGATCGGACAAGCCGCCATGCCTCTGCTTGTCCTCTCGCTGATGCTGTGGGTCGGAGCCGTTCTTGTCAGCGAGCGCGTACCTGCGAGTCACGACAAGTTAAAAAACCAATTGATCAGCAGCCAATTTTTATGCCTTGCTGTCGCCGGATTTTCGCTGGTGCTGCTCGCGATACAAATCATGCAATCCATTGGGCCGACCCTTCAAAGCCTCGGGTTGTTCCAATGGTTCCTTGACCACGCCTCGCAAAGCGTCCTCTGGGGCATTGCAGCCGGTGCGATCCTGACGGCTTTGATGCACAGCAGCGCCGCCGTCATCGCCATGGCTATGGGGCTCGCCGCCAGCGGAGCGCTGCCTCCCGAGATCGGCGTCGCGATCGTCCTGGGCTCCAATGTCGGTACCTGCGTGACGGCGCTCATCGCGGCGATTGGCAGCAGCCGCGCCGGACGATTCGTGGCTTGGTCCCATTTGGGGCTTAATATCGGCGGAGTCCTGCTCTTCATTCCGTTCACAGCGGGATTAACCGCCGTATCCGGATGGTTAGCCGCAGATCCGGCCGGACAAATCGCCCATGCGCAAACCCTGTTTAACATCGCATGCTCGCTGATCGCGCTTCCTCTATGCTATCTGCCACTCTGGAACAAGCGGTTGCCGTCCTAA
- a CDS encoding NUDIX hydrolase: protein MAYTQISAGGVVYRYHEGALQIQLILDRYGKTSLPKGKMEAGETVEQTALREIREETGIVGSITSPVDIIAYKYHHPEFGLVDKEVHYYLVKAEGGILKPQIEEINGVDWFEPLAAWRKQRSNGYNNNDIILRKALMLLEVAIPADEDMKF, encoded by the coding sequence ATGGCATATACACAAATTTCCGCGGGCGGCGTTGTATACCGTTATCATGAAGGGGCGCTTCAGATCCAGCTCATCTTGGACCGTTATGGAAAAACCTCGCTTCCCAAAGGCAAGATGGAAGCCGGTGAAACCGTCGAGCAGACGGCTCTCCGAGAAATACGCGAGGAGACAGGTATAGTCGGATCCATCACTTCTCCAGTGGACATTATTGCATATAAATACCATCATCCCGAATTCGGCCTGGTCGACAAGGAAGTTCACTACTACCTCGTTAAGGCGGAAGGAGGCATCCTAAAACCCCAAATCGAGGAAATCAACGGGGTGGACTGGTTCGAGCCTCTTGCCGCATGGAGGAAGCAGCGTAGCAACGGGTACAATAACAACGATATCATCCTGCGTAAAGCGCTGATGCTGCTTGAAGTCGCTATTCCGGCGGATGAAGATATGAAATTTTAG
- the mtaB gene encoding tRNA (N(6)-L-threonylcarbamoyladenosine(37)-C(2))-methylthiotransferase MtaB: protein MPSVAFYTLGCKVNFYDTEAIWQYFKNEGYDQVDFEQTADVYLINTCHVTNTGDKKSRQMIRRAVRRNPEAIVAVTGCYAQTSPAEILDIPGVDLVIGNQDREKIMDFIHDIEKTRQPINAVRNIMKTRVFEEMDVPDFAERTRAFLKIQDGCNNFCTFCIIPWSRGLSRSRDPKSIIKQAHQLVGAGYKEIVLTGIHTGGYGDDLEDYRLSDLLWDLDRVDGLERIRISSIEASQIDEKMLDVLNRSSKMCRHLHIPLQAGDDTVLKRMRRKYTTEEFYNKMGLIRQAMPDVGITTDVIVGFPGETDEMFRNGYDLMKAIQFSEMHVFPYSKRTGTPAARMEDQVDEEVKNARVHDLIDLSEQLQLAYAERFVGQILNVIPEREYKGAPNGGKMQGYSDNYLQLVFNGSPDLEGKLCRVKVTKAGVNECEGELLSVMDHGLKAAAQ, encoded by the coding sequence ATGCCATCCGTAGCGTTTTATACGTTGGGTTGCAAAGTCAATTTTTACGATACCGAGGCCATCTGGCAATACTTCAAGAATGAAGGCTACGACCAGGTGGACTTCGAACAAACCGCTGATGTTTATTTGATTAACACCTGCCACGTTACCAACACAGGGGATAAGAAGAGCCGCCAGATGATCCGGCGCGCGGTTCGCCGAAATCCCGAGGCGATCGTGGCCGTAACGGGCTGTTATGCCCAAACCTCGCCGGCGGAAATTCTGGATATCCCGGGCGTGGATCTCGTCATCGGGAACCAGGATCGCGAGAAAATCATGGATTTCATCCATGACATCGAAAAGACGCGCCAGCCGATTAACGCCGTGCGCAATATCATGAAGACCCGGGTATTCGAGGAAATGGACGTACCGGATTTCGCGGAACGTACTCGCGCATTTCTGAAAATTCAGGACGGATGCAACAACTTCTGCACGTTCTGCATCATCCCTTGGTCCCGCGGTTTGTCGCGAAGCCGTGATCCGAAGAGCATCATCAAGCAGGCGCATCAGCTGGTCGGAGCGGGTTATAAGGAAATCGTGCTGACCGGTATCCACACCGGCGGATATGGGGATGATCTCGAGGATTACAGATTGTCCGATTTGCTGTGGGACCTTGACCGGGTTGACGGTTTGGAACGGATCCGCATCAGCTCCATTGAAGCAAGCCAGATCGATGAGAAGATGCTGGACGTGCTGAACCGCTCCAGTAAAATGTGCCGCCATCTTCACATTCCGCTCCAAGCGGGGGATGATACGGTACTGAAACGGATGCGCCGTAAATATACGACGGAAGAATTCTATAACAAGATGGGCCTGATTCGTCAAGCGATGCCGGATGTGGGCATTACGACGGACGTCATCGTCGGCTTCCCTGGCGAAACGGATGAGATGTTCCGGAACGGATATGACCTGATGAAGGCGATTCAATTCTCGGAAATGCATGTATTCCCGTATTCGAAGCGTACCGGCACGCCGGCGGCACGAATGGAGGATCAGGTGGACGAGGAAGTGAAGAATGCGCGGGTGCACGATCTGATCGACTTGTCGGAGCAGCTTCAGCTGGCTTATGCCGAGCGTTTCGTGGGCCAGATTCTGAACGTGATACCGGAGCGCGAATACAAGGGAGCCCCTAATGGCGGAAAGATGCAGGGGTACAGCGACAACTACCTGCAGCTTGTATTCAACGGATCGCCTGATCTCGAAGGCAAGCTGTGCCGCGTAAAAGTAACCAAAGCCGGTGTAAATGAATGCGAGGGCGAACTCCTCAGCGTCATGGATCATGGATTAAAGGCAGCTGCCCAGTAA
- a CDS encoding RsmE family RNA methyltransferase: protein MQRYFVTPAQFEGDRVEITGDDARHIAKVMRGRLGDKLIVSDGVSREALMEIERIDAGSVFAVVIEPMEMSQEPRLQVSIAQSLPKGDKMETVIQKCTEIGAVSFVPFLSERTIVQYDAKKEGKRLERWRKIAKEAAEQAHRNRIPSVEQPLTWKNLLAAFSGYDAVYFCYEKEQGSQLRDVLKPFAEQALRESAKPASLLLVVGPEGGFTEEECRAAEAAGAVAVGLGRRILRCETAGMTALACALYESGEMGGV, encoded by the coding sequence ATGCAGCGATATTTTGTGACTCCCGCGCAATTCGAGGGAGACCGTGTTGAGATTACGGGCGACGATGCCCGTCATATTGCCAAGGTCATGCGAGGCAGGCTTGGCGATAAATTGATCGTGAGCGACGGGGTATCCCGCGAGGCCTTGATGGAGATTGAGCGCATCGATGCAGGCAGCGTGTTTGCCGTTGTGATTGAACCCATGGAGATGTCGCAGGAACCGCGTCTGCAAGTGAGCATTGCTCAGAGTTTGCCGAAAGGCGACAAGATGGAGACCGTCATCCAAAAGTGCACCGAGATCGGCGCGGTGTCCTTTGTTCCCTTCCTGTCGGAAAGAACGATCGTTCAGTACGATGCCAAAAAGGAAGGGAAGCGGCTGGAGCGCTGGCGCAAAATCGCGAAGGAGGCGGCTGAACAGGCGCATCGCAACCGGATTCCGTCTGTTGAACAGCCTCTGACGTGGAAAAATCTGCTTGCAGCGTTTTCCGGCTATGATGCCGTATATTTTTGTTATGAAAAAGAGCAGGGTTCCCAGCTGAGGGACGTGCTGAAGCCTTTTGCAGAGCAGGCGCTGCGTGAATCGGCCAAGCCTGCCAGCTTGCTGCTGGTCGTTGGACCCGAGGGCGGCTTTACGGAAGAGGAATGCCGAGCGGCCGAAGCTGCGGGAGCCGTAGCCGTTGGACTCGGAAGGCGGATCCTTCGCTGCGAGACCGCCGGCATGACGGCGCTGGCCTGCGCACTATACGAATCTGGAGAAATGGGGGGCGTTTGA
- a CDS encoding site-2 protease family protein, whose product MDFLDQLLFYPLEQLPFYLIALIIAFTVHEFSHAYFANKFGDPTAKLLGRVTLNPAVHFDFLGILLLLIAGFGWARPVPVNRENFSNPRRMSIIVAAVGPLSNLLLGILGALIYAVLYQTGMIPPVGLTKTDQAVHLFFNIFILLNFFLCLFNLVPLPPLDGYRILENALPPRLSARIQKFEQWSILFFLLIILLPVFQDYTIKPLYDAAHALSSKFLDMFIMMTGGYRL is encoded by the coding sequence ATGGATTTTTTGGACCAACTGCTATTTTACCCGTTGGAGCAGCTTCCTTTTTACCTGATTGCTTTGATCATCGCATTTACCGTGCATGAGTTCTCGCATGCCTATTTTGCCAATAAATTCGGAGACCCGACGGCCAAGCTGCTGGGCAGGGTCACGCTGAATCCGGCGGTGCATTTCGATTTTCTGGGAATTCTTCTCCTGCTGATTGCAGGTTTCGGCTGGGCACGGCCGGTGCCGGTCAATCGGGAGAACTTCAGCAACCCGCGCCGCATGAGCATCATCGTGGCTGCGGTCGGTCCGCTGAGCAACCTTCTCTTGGGAATACTGGGGGCTCTCATTTATGCCGTTTTGTATCAAACAGGGATGATTCCTCCTGTCGGATTAACCAAGACGGATCAAGCGGTGCATTTGTTCTTTAATATCTTTATATTGCTCAATTTCTTTCTATGCCTGTTCAATCTGGTTCCATTGCCTCCGCTGGACGGCTACCGGATTCTGGAGAATGCGCTGCCGCCGCGTCTTAGCGCGAGGATTCAGAAGTTTGAGCAATGGTCGATCCTTTTCTTCCTGTTGATCATACTGTTGCCTGTGTTCCAGGATTATACGATCAAACCCCTGTACGATGCGGCACATGCACTGTCTTCCAAATTTTTGGACATGTTCATTATGATGACCGGCGGTTACCGGCTCTGA
- the prmA gene encoding 50S ribosomal protein L11 methyltransferase, which translates to MLWRELTIHTTEEAVEMITNFLHEAGAGGVSIEESGTTNKKRDTSLGQWFDEIVPFNDIPEGQAVIKGYFDETVTLEAIRDEITPRVNELKEFGIETGEVRYEMKTVDENDWATAWKQYFKPIRVSDRLTIKPTWEEYTPESEHESIIELDPGMAFGTGTHPTTSLCLRTLEMVIKGGEEVIDVGTGSGILSIGAAHLGASRILALDLDPVAVSSATENTRLNGLEDRITVKESDLLSVLTDSSDDSDLGVTLPVQIVVANILAEVILLFVDDVYQALQPGGAYIASGIYKNKEEIVEKALIASGFEIADICREDDWVAFVARKN; encoded by the coding sequence ATGTTATGGCGTGAATTAACGATACATACCACGGAGGAAGCCGTGGAGATGATTACGAATTTCCTGCATGAAGCGGGAGCCGGAGGCGTTTCGATCGAGGAGTCCGGTACTACGAACAAAAAGCGGGACACCTCTCTGGGACAGTGGTTTGACGAGATCGTTCCGTTTAACGATATTCCTGAAGGCCAGGCCGTCATCAAAGGTTACTTCGACGAGACGGTGACGCTGGAAGCGATCCGCGATGAAATAACGCCGCGCGTCAATGAGCTGAAGGAATTCGGTATCGAAACGGGCGAAGTGCGGTATGAGATGAAGACGGTGGACGAGAATGATTGGGCTACGGCCTGGAAGCAGTATTTCAAACCGATCCGCGTCTCCGACAGGCTGACCATCAAACCGACGTGGGAAGAGTACACCCCGGAATCAGAGCACGAGTCCATCATCGAGCTGGACCCGGGCATGGCCTTCGGCACAGGAACGCATCCGACGACTTCGTTATGCTTGCGTACATTGGAGATGGTGATCAAGGGCGGAGAGGAAGTCATCGATGTCGGGACAGGCTCAGGCATCCTCTCCATCGGCGCAGCGCATCTGGGCGCTTCACGAATTTTGGCTCTCGACCTGGATCCGGTCGCGGTATCCAGCGCGACGGAGAACACCCGCCTGAACGGCCTGGAAGACCGGATTACGGTGAAGGAAAGCGATCTGCTCTCCGTACTCACGGATTCGTCCGATGACTCGGATCTGGGCGTGACGCTGCCGGTACAAATCGTGGTGGCAAACATTTTGGCCGAGGTTATTCTGCTGTTCGTGGACGACGTATACCAGGCTCTTCAGCCGGGAGGCGCTTATATCGCTTCGGGCATTTACAAGAACAAGGAAGAGATCGTGGAGAAGGCTTTGATTGCTTCCGGTTTCGAAATTGCGGATATTTGCCGCGAGGATGATTGGGTTGCATTCGTGGCGAGGAAGAACTGA
- a CDS encoding YfhD family protein translates to MMRRVKKGKISSKTEKMIALQSAKAEDVEFSAMEADHDDVEALRRSEAADERQLKKILDETSKNVD, encoded by the coding sequence ATGATGAGACGCGTAAAAAAAGGGAAGATCTCGAGCAAAACCGAGAAGATGATTGCGCTGCAGTCCGCCAAGGCGGAGGATGTTGAGTTTTCGGCTATGGAAGCCGATCACGATGATGTGGAAGCGCTGCGCCGAAGCGAGGCAGCGGATGAACGCCAATTGAAGAAAATTTTGGATGAAACCAGCAAAAATGTAGATTAA